In Pseudonocardia sp. DSM 110487, the sequence GCTCTACGCCCTCCTGCCGCTGCTGTGGCTGTTGCTCGCCGCTACCAAGAACGCGGAGGCGCTGTTCAGCAGCAACCTGCTCGACCTGGGCAACTTCGACCTCGCCGGCAACATCCAGGCGCTGCTCGACGAGGACGACGGGCTCTACCTGCGCTGGTACGTCAACAGCATCCTGTACGCGGTGATCGGCGCCGGCCTCGGCGCGCTGATCAGCACCGCGGCAGGCTACGTCTTCGACAAGTACTCCTTCCGCGGGAAGAAGCAGCTCTACGCGCTCGTGCTGATCAGCGTGATGATCCCCAGCACGGTACTGGCGCTGCCGATGTACCTCATCGCGTCCCGGCTCGAGCTGGCCAACACGATGTGGGCCGTCTTCATCACCGTGCTGTTCAACCCGTTCGGCGTCTACCTCGCGCGGATCTTCGCCACCGGGTACGTCCCCGGCGAGGTGCTGGAAGCCGCGCGGATGGACGGCGCGTCGGAGCTGTACATGTTCTTCCGCATCGGGCTGCGGATGCTCGGGCCGGGCTTCGTCACCGTGTTCCTGTTCCAGCTGACGTCGATCTGGAACAACTTCTTCCTGCCGCTCGTGATGCTGTCCGACGAGAAGCTCTACCCGCTCAGCCTCGGGCTGTACGCGTGGAACAGCCAGGCGACCATCACGCCCGAGTACTACCCGCTCGTCATCATCGGCTCGCTGCTCGCCCTGCTGCCGCTCATCGTGGCGTTCCTGATGTTGCAGCGGTACTGGCGATCGGGCCTGACGGCCGGGAGCGTGAAGTAGTGGCGCGTGCGGCCTTCGCGATGGCCACGAGGACCGCGCGGCAGGTGCTCCACCCGGCCGCGGTCGAGCGGATCGCGGCCGCCGTCGACATCGACCCGGACGTCGTACTCGACGGGTTCGACCGCGC encodes:
- a CDS encoding carbohydrate ABC transporter permease, producing the protein MTTELGGRVRRGTRAGTITTNVVIAAGTLYALLPLLWLLLAATKNAEALFSSNLLDLGNFDLAGNIQALLDEDDGLYLRWYVNSILYAVIGAGLGALISTAAGYVFDKYSFRGKKQLYALVLISVMIPSTVLALPMYLIASRLELANTMWAVFITVLFNPFGVYLARIFATGYVPGEVLEAARMDGASELYMFFRIGLRMLGPGFVTVFLFQLTSIWNNFFLPLVMLSDEKLYPLSLGLYAWNSQATITPEYYPLVIIGSLLALLPLIVAFLMLQRYWRSGLTAGSVK